Proteins co-encoded in one Leucobacter exalbidus genomic window:
- a CDS encoding carboxylesterase/lipase family protein, with amino-acid sequence MLPSVQRDAEAPVADTPSGRMIGTWAQSTPPIAAFRGIPYAQAPVGPLRFAAPVPREPWAGILDATQFGPTPQRGDTGITLIPETSVPGDDTLNVNVWTPTLDPAAQLPVVVWIHGGGFTSGSPASTWYDGSAFARDGVVLVTLSYRIGFTGFGWIDGAVPNRGVLDWICALEWVQLNIASFGGDPQRVTIAGQSAGGGAVLTLLGAPAARGLFSGGYALSAAIADPSVDAARDRSHRLAKLARVTPDLHGFSELTEARILELQPKIASPSAPRLLRDLHGMLRDGLLIGPVADGSIVPGPVEHGVAHGPSAAVPLVLGTADDELLGMFKPGTVFDHMPRRAAVRALGASAAAADRWLASDQAQATDSSAVLLGRYVTDAVFRSWVPRIAAARTTGQAGPTWSYRFAWHADEPPRAGHCIDVPFVFDQLAAPGVHRVAGEHPPQELADAVHGALVRFAQHGDPGWEPDRGGLGPSRVFDLPVRDETDAYAGARALL; translated from the coding sequence ATGCTCCCCTCCGTTCAGCGTGATGCCGAAGCCCCGGTAGCCGACACCCCATCGGGCCGCATGATCGGCACGTGGGCACAGTCGACCCCGCCCATCGCGGCGTTCCGCGGTATCCCCTACGCACAGGCTCCGGTGGGGCCGTTGCGCTTCGCGGCTCCGGTGCCGCGTGAACCCTGGGCCGGCATCCTTGATGCCACCCAGTTTGGCCCGACGCCGCAGCGCGGCGATACCGGCATCACCCTCATCCCCGAGACGAGCGTGCCCGGCGACGACACCCTCAACGTCAATGTGTGGACGCCCACGCTCGACCCCGCGGCCCAGCTGCCCGTGGTCGTGTGGATTCACGGCGGCGGGTTCACCTCGGGCTCCCCCGCCAGCACCTGGTACGACGGCAGCGCCTTCGCCCGTGACGGCGTGGTGCTCGTCACGCTGTCGTACCGGATCGGGTTTACCGGGTTCGGGTGGATCGACGGCGCCGTGCCCAACCGCGGGGTGCTCGACTGGATTTGCGCACTCGAGTGGGTGCAACTCAACATCGCTTCGTTTGGCGGCGACCCCCAGCGCGTCACGATCGCTGGTCAGTCTGCTGGCGGCGGTGCGGTGCTCACGTTGCTGGGCGCCCCGGCCGCACGCGGGCTCTTCAGCGGCGGCTACGCGCTCAGCGCCGCCATCGCCGACCCCTCGGTGGATGCGGCCCGCGACCGCTCCCACCGGCTTGCCAAGCTGGCCCGTGTGACGCCCGATCTGCATGGATTCTCTGAGCTGACCGAAGCGCGCATTCTCGAGCTGCAGCCCAAAATCGCGTCGCCCTCGGCGCCCCGTCTCTTGCGCGACCTGCACGGAATGTTGCGCGACGGGCTACTCATCGGCCCCGTCGCTGACGGCAGCATCGTGCCTGGCCCCGTTGAGCACGGGGTGGCTCACGGGCCGAGCGCTGCGGTGCCACTCGTGCTCGGCACCGCAGACGATGAGCTGCTCGGCATGTTTAAGCCGGGCACCGTGTTCGACCATATGCCCAGGCGGGCCGCCGTGCGCGCGCTGGGGGCGAGCGCTGCGGCCGCCGACCGCTGGCTGGCGAGCGATCAGGCGCAGGCGACCGACAGCAGCGCCGTGCTGCTCGGGCGCTATGTCACCGATGCCGTGTTTCGCTCGTGGGTGCCACGCATCGCGGCCGCCCGCACGACGGGCCAGGCCGGCCCCACCTGGAGCTACCGCTTCGCCTGGCACGCCGACGAGCCTCCCCGGGCCGGGCACTGCATCGATGTACCGTTCGTGTTCGATCAGCTGGCAGCCCCCGGGGTACACCGGGTGGCCGGTGAGCATCCGCCGCAAGAGCTCGCAGACGCTGTGCACGGGGCCCTCGTGCGCTTCGCCCAGCACGGTGACCCCGGGTGGGAGCCCGACCGGGGTGGCCTGGGCCCGAGCCGCGTCTTCGACCTGCCCGTACGCGACGAGACCGACGCCTATGCGGGGGCGCGGGCGCTACTGTAG
- a CDS encoding ABC transporter substrate-binding protein codes for MSQISFRRRALTLVGIAAAATLTLSSCSSAPAESSGADAAEKITIGISQLAPHPALDAATEGFKQAFFDAGYEDDKTVEFDVQNANGEQSTAVTIAQSFASSDLDLVLAVATPAAQAAAQAITDKPVLFTAVTDALAAELVDSDEKPGANVTGTVDAVPEDALVTQFELIKEIDPDAKKVGIVYASGEVNSEVQVKNAESVAKDLDLEIVTKTVTTANDIAQATEALGDVDAIYVPTDNMVVNGIASLVQVAETKQIPVIGAEPGTVEGGAVATYGIDYTKLGKQTGEMAIRILEGADPATTPVEEPSELSYVVNTAAAKRMGVEIPKGILDQATVVE; via the coding sequence ATGAGCCAGATCTCATTTCGCCGCCGCGCGCTCACACTCGTAGGCATTGCCGCGGCCGCAACCCTCACCCTTTCTTCCTGCTCATCGGCTCCCGCCGAGAGCTCGGGCGCAGACGCCGCAGAGAAGATCACGATCGGCATCAGCCAGCTCGCACCGCACCCCGCGCTCGACGCTGCCACCGAGGGCTTCAAGCAGGCCTTCTTCGACGCCGGCTACGAAGATGACAAAACCGTCGAGTTCGACGTGCAGAACGCCAACGGTGAGCAGTCGACTGCCGTCACGATCGCGCAGAGCTTCGCCTCCTCAGACCTCGACCTCGTGCTCGCCGTCGCCACCCCCGCAGCGCAGGCCGCAGCGCAGGCGATCACCGACAAGCCCGTGCTCTTCACCGCCGTCACCGACGCGCTCGCCGCAGAGCTCGTCGATTCAGACGAAAAGCCCGGCGCTAACGTCACCGGCACGGTCGACGCGGTTCCCGAGGATGCCCTCGTGACCCAGTTCGAGCTCATCAAGGAGATTGACCCCGACGCCAAGAAGGTCGGCATCGTGTACGCATCGGGCGAGGTGAACTCTGAGGTGCAGGTCAAGAACGCTGAGTCCGTCGCCAAGGATCTCGACCTCGAGATCGTCACGAAGACCGTCACCACGGCCAACGACATCGCGCAGGCCACCGAGGCGCTCGGCGACGTTGACGCGATCTACGTACCCACCGACAACATGGTTGTCAACGGCATCGCCTCGCTCGTGCAGGTGGCAGAGACCAAGCAGATCCCCGTGATCGGCGCCGAGCCCGGCACCGTCGAGGGCGGCGCCGTTGCCACCTACGGCATCGATTACACCAAGCTCGGTAAGCAGACCGGCGAGATGGCTATCCGCATCCTCGAGGGCGCAGACCCTGCCACCACCCCCGTTGAAGAGCCGAGCGAGCTCAGCTACGTTGTGAACACCGCGGCTGCGAAGCGCATGGGCGTGGAGATCCCCAAGGGGATTCTCGACCAGGCAACGGTCGTCGAGTAA
- a CDS encoding ABC transporter permease: MIGAIELGLIYGVMALGVYLTFRVLNFPDLTVDGSFTTGAATAAALITAGHNPVLATAAGAIVGVIAGAITGLLHTKGKIDGLLAGILTMIALWSINLRIMGTVKENSAVAANLPLLRAETLFTPLRDANLLGSWAGIAIIAVGVLVLKFLVDWFLTTNLGLAIQATGDNGPMIRSFGVSTDGTKILTLAISNGFVGLCGALVAQYQGFSDISMGVGLILVGLASVILGQAIFGQRFIWVATLAVIFGAVLYRLIIFYALRVGLDPNDMKLVTALLVVAALLLPRWGLLRKIPKLGKRGGSVVFETVPAAPKHADPDHGPAAAAAPGADASEAPARTSER, from the coding sequence ATGATCGGTGCGATCGAACTTGGCCTCATCTACGGGGTGATGGCGCTTGGCGTCTATCTGACATTTCGGGTGCTGAACTTCCCTGACCTCACGGTCGACGGAAGTTTCACCACCGGAGCGGCCACCGCGGCCGCGCTGATCACCGCGGGCCACAACCCCGTGCTCGCCACTGCCGCGGGCGCCATCGTCGGCGTGATCGCGGGCGCCATCACGGGCCTGCTGCACACGAAGGGCAAGATCGACGGGCTGCTCGCCGGTATCTTGACCATGATCGCCCTGTGGTCGATCAACCTGCGCATCATGGGCACGGTGAAAGAGAACTCGGCGGTCGCGGCCAACCTGCCGCTGCTGCGCGCCGAGACCCTGTTCACCCCGCTGCGCGACGCGAACCTGCTCGGCAGCTGGGCAGGCATCGCGATCATCGCGGTGGGCGTGCTCGTGCTGAAGTTCTTGGTCGACTGGTTCTTGACCACCAACCTGGGTCTCGCGATTCAGGCCACGGGCGATAACGGCCCGATGATCCGCAGCTTCGGCGTCAGCACCGACGGCACCAAGATCCTCACGCTCGCAATTTCGAACGGCTTCGTGGGCCTGTGCGGCGCGCTCGTCGCCCAGTACCAGGGGTTCTCAGACATCAGCATGGGCGTCGGCCTGATTCTCGTCGGCCTCGCCTCGGTGATTCTCGGCCAGGCGATCTTCGGCCAGCGCTTCATCTGGGTCGCGACCCTCGCCGTGATCTTCGGCGCGGTGCTCTACCGCCTCATCATCTTCTATGCACTGCGCGTCGGCCTCGACCCCAACGACATGAAGCTCGTCACCGCGCTGCTCGTGGTGGCCGCGCTGCTGCTGCCCCGCTGGGGCTTGCTGCGCAAGATCCCCAAGCTGGGCAAGCGCGGCGGCAGCGTCGTGTTCGAGACGGTTCCTGCGGCGCCCAAACACGCTGATCCGGATCATGGCCCCGCGGCCGCGGCCGCCCCGGGCGCCGATGCCAGCGAGGCACCCGCACGAACGAGCGAGAGGTAA
- a CDS encoding YbhB/YbcL family Raf kinase inhibitor-like protein: MAHEIQGRGIFNPYAGMRQVASFTLLSDDIRDGEPLPAEVYAEYAGGANSSPQLSWSGFPAETKSFVVTCFDPDAPTGSGFWHWAVANIPAAVTELSAGAGAEGATHLLPEGAITMPNEKREPSFTGAGPPEHTGVHHYWFVVHALDVDHIDIDPQSTPAVLGFMMREAVLARAIIVATGEFGGAA, encoded by the coding sequence GTGGCACATGAGATCCAAGGGCGGGGCATCTTCAATCCCTACGCCGGTATGCGACAGGTCGCATCATTCACCCTGCTGAGCGATGACATTCGCGACGGCGAACCCCTGCCCGCCGAGGTGTACGCAGAGTACGCAGGCGGCGCCAATAGTTCACCTCAGCTCAGCTGGTCAGGTTTCCCCGCCGAAACGAAGAGCTTCGTCGTCACCTGCTTCGACCCCGATGCCCCCACCGGCTCGGGCTTCTGGCACTGGGCCGTCGCCAACATTCCCGCCGCAGTCACCGAGCTGTCAGCCGGTGCTGGCGCCGAGGGGGCCACGCACCTGCTGCCCGAGGGCGCCATCACGATGCCCAACGAGAAGCGTGAACCCTCATTCACGGGAGCCGGCCCGCCCGAGCACACCGGCGTGCACCACTACTGGTTCGTCGTGCACGCCCTCGACGTCGACCACATCGACATCGACCCGCAGTCCACCCCGGCCGTGCTCGGATTCATGATGCGCGAAGCCGTGCTCGCCCGCGCGATCATTGTCGCCACCGGCGAATTCGGGGGAGCGGCCTAA
- a CDS encoding FadR/GntR family transcriptional regulator, with translation MAGTTGSERARATLAYLRRKITTGEWEVGSRIPIEPELAEQTGVGRSTVREAVRSLASVGMIETLPGRGTFVRSAAPTSALLNQFLADFTLEEILSYRRALEIEAAQHASIHRTEEDLVALERAAAEERGCTRCPVMGFASDDDNAFDSKFHRLVFDSAKNRLLASLYAGVNDQLRLPEHRGRLANVATGAEMERDHARVLDAIRRRDFIDAVHAMVDHVDHDVVIVNDQHEVVPALSRTPEQQQRIENAIEVQDDKLQEQV, from the coding sequence ATGGCTGGAACTACGGGATCTGAGCGCGCTCGCGCGACTCTCGCTTACCTTCGCCGCAAGATCACCACTGGCGAGTGGGAGGTGGGAAGTCGCATTCCCATCGAACCCGAACTCGCAGAGCAGACCGGTGTCGGCCGGTCGACCGTGCGCGAGGCCGTGCGGTCACTCGCATCAGTGGGCATGATTGAAACGTTGCCTGGGCGCGGCACATTTGTGCGCTCGGCGGCCCCCACAAGCGCGCTGTTGAACCAGTTTCTGGCCGACTTCACGCTCGAAGAAATTCTGAGCTACCGTCGTGCGCTCGAGATTGAGGCTGCACAGCACGCCTCCATTCACCGCACCGAAGAAGACCTCGTGGCGCTCGAACGCGCCGCCGCAGAAGAGCGCGGCTGCACCCGCTGCCCCGTGATGGGTTTCGCGAGCGACGATGACAACGCGTTCGACAGCAAGTTCCACCGCCTCGTGTTTGACTCGGCAAAGAACCGCCTGCTCGCCTCGCTGTATGCCGGTGTCAACGACCAGCTGCGCCTCCCCGAGCACCGCGGCCGTCTCGCAAACGTGGCCACGGGTGCTGAAATGGAACGCGACCACGCCCGAGTGCTCGACGCAATTCGCCGCCGTGACTTCATCGACGCGGTGCACGCCATGGTTGATCACGTTGATCACGACGTCGTGATCGTAAACGACCAGCACGAGGTCGTTCCAGCGCTGTCACGCACCCCCGAGCAGCAGCAGCGCATCGAGAACGCCATCGAGGTGCAAGACGACAAGCTGCAGGAGCAGGTCTAG
- a CDS encoding ABC transporter ATP-binding protein produces MLNIDTIEKTFFAGTINERRALAGLNLQLAEGDFVTVIGSNGAGKSTLLNAISGRYTVDSGSIEIDGTRVNKLSEHQRAKFIGRVFQDPMAGTAPELTIEQNLALAVRRGKVRGLGPALTRPLRERFRTELQSLELGLENRLTAKVGLLSGGQRQALSLLMAGFTHPRILLLDEHTAALDPQRAALVTELTDRIVSQGGLTTLMVTHNMEQAIQLGNRLIMMHEGRIVFEASAEQKKALTVPLLLAEFAKIKGAQLDDRALLA; encoded by the coding sequence ATGCTCAACATCGACACCATTGAGAAGACGTTCTTTGCGGGCACGATCAACGAACGGCGCGCGCTCGCCGGCCTGAACCTGCAGCTCGCCGAGGGTGATTTTGTCACTGTCATCGGGTCAAACGGTGCGGGCAAGTCGACGCTGCTGAACGCGATTTCAGGTCGCTACACCGTTGATTCGGGCAGTATCGAGATCGATGGCACCCGGGTTAACAAGCTCAGCGAGCACCAGCGCGCGAAGTTCATCGGCCGGGTGTTTCAAGACCCGATGGCGGGCACGGCCCCCGAGCTCACCATCGAGCAGAACCTGGCGCTCGCGGTGCGCCGCGGCAAGGTGCGTGGCTTAGGCCCCGCGCTCACCCGCCCGCTGCGCGAACGCTTTCGCACTGAACTGCAGTCGCTCGAGCTGGGGCTCGAGAACCGGCTCACCGCCAAGGTGGGGCTGCTGTCTGGCGGGCAACGCCAGGCGCTGTCGCTGTTGATGGCTGGGTTCACGCACCCGCGCATTCTGCTGCTCGATGAGCACACGGCGGCGCTTGATCCGCAGCGCGCCGCGCTCGTGACCGAGCTCACCGATCGCATCGTGTCGCAGGGCGGCCTCACCACATTGATGGTGACGCACAACATGGAGCAGGCGATTCAGCTGGGCAACCGCCTCATCATGATGCACGAGGGGCGCATCGTCTTCGAGGCTTCGGCCGAGCAGAAGAAAGCCCTCACGGTGCCGCTGCTGCTGGCCGAGTTCGCGAAGATCAAGGGCGCACAGCTCGACGATCGCGCGCTGCTCGCGTAG
- a CDS encoding NB-ARC domain-containing protein, with the protein MVDTRSTHFFPVHRYAVLARPDLVNRALHGDPALIVLRGGGGSGKSVIAAQIAAAFVARDPHHTDAVWVPFEENDAGSDGVWQRIFDTIHEARLFTPDSLAERIVTGGVSHVDPHTAARALTEHARKLFLVLDDIHTVLDGPGALDIIRALESTSALTILVTTRQTHPELLSPAARLSIPIAELTGVDLALTRPEVDELVRLRAPQLPASERAGIAEQVYRSSKGWPLAAQALIVERNDQGQAGVGSPQGPSRPSAFIRNLVTRLLDSSAPEVQQVVCVSALFDEVSAPALAAILQMPPEFVADTLEAGLEASFAHWVDDHGTRWYRHHDLLRVELAARAAALLTPQQLQAVHARAAHAFRDVRVQFAVVSAVKSEQWDLVSELLVRRVTSAAIVRRRPQLWLSDIPASVRERYPVIETFALLEEYAYPSNRAGRAINGLKILAGRPLAVESESVGITGAVAAGLRMVAGRLVGNESLALRMVERVRITLGTLTDDDIKTYGGPLQLALTHSAITLLHAGQFAEAERMVQPLRTDSTLMLHAARAHALALITWSAAWRGDMPAAHTLISEAQDTQVPVGWDSAYIGTGYRIAAALSALETGDADTAAQHLEALAPHFETIEHWPYLVVLDALITETRLGPNEALHRLTTNITRRRNATTLFGATHQVLQELKARLQWQSGQPLSPRKRLLGDGIESVFTELRRGEPLIAGAIAAGLERQEIVANQPRRRAEYLLLQAECARRVDDLDGARTAAQRAANLMQEYALTLPMRVIPRDAAEALARLVPELPAEFSLQSSVREIVPLTPAEHRTFIAVVEHGSTAAAAAALFVSPATTKSQLKQVYRKLGARSRAEAIRNAGEAGLLNVDPESDASAQ; encoded by the coding sequence ATGGTCGACACTCGCAGCACTCACTTCTTTCCCGTGCACCGGTACGCCGTTTTGGCGCGCCCAGATCTCGTGAACCGCGCGCTTCACGGCGACCCAGCACTGATTGTGCTGCGGGGTGGCGGGGGCAGCGGTAAATCGGTGATCGCCGCGCAGATCGCAGCAGCGTTCGTGGCTCGAGACCCGCATCACACTGACGCGGTATGGGTGCCCTTCGAAGAAAACGATGCCGGATCAGACGGCGTCTGGCAGCGAATCTTTGACACGATTCACGAGGCGAGGCTCTTCACACCCGACAGCCTGGCCGAGCGCATCGTGACCGGTGGCGTCTCACATGTTGACCCGCACACGGCGGCGCGGGCATTAACTGAGCATGCACGCAAGCTGTTTCTGGTGCTCGACGACATCCACACGGTGCTTGATGGCCCCGGCGCACTCGACATCATTCGTGCGCTTGAATCGACGTCGGCGTTAACCATTCTCGTCACCACCCGGCAGACGCACCCCGAGTTACTTTCACCGGCAGCCCGGTTATCCATTCCCATTGCTGAGCTCACTGGCGTCGACCTTGCGCTCACCCGACCCGAGGTTGATGAGCTCGTGCGGCTTCGAGCGCCGCAGCTGCCAGCGAGCGAACGGGCGGGCATCGCCGAGCAAGTGTATCGCTCGTCAAAAGGGTGGCCGCTCGCAGCTCAAGCCCTCATTGTGGAACGCAATGATCAGGGCCAGGCGGGTGTCGGTTCACCGCAGGGCCCGTCACGGCCGAGTGCCTTCATTCGCAATCTGGTGACGCGGCTGCTCGACTCCAGTGCGCCCGAGGTGCAGCAGGTGGTGTGCGTCTCGGCGCTCTTCGACGAGGTTTCTGCCCCGGCCCTTGCAGCGATACTGCAGATGCCCCCAGAGTTCGTAGCAGACACCCTTGAGGCTGGCCTCGAGGCAAGTTTCGCGCACTGGGTCGATGACCACGGCACGAGGTGGTATCGGCACCACGACCTGCTGCGCGTCGAGTTGGCCGCTCGGGCTGCGGCGTTACTCACCCCGCAGCAGTTGCAGGCCGTGCACGCGCGCGCCGCACACGCGTTTCGTGATGTGCGAGTGCAGTTCGCGGTGGTGAGCGCCGTGAAGTCAGAGCAGTGGGACCTCGTTTCCGAGCTGCTGGTGCGTCGGGTCACTTCGGCCGCCATTGTGCGCAGAAGACCGCAGCTTTGGTTATCTGATATTCCGGCGTCGGTTCGGGAGCGCTACCCCGTGATTGAGACGTTTGCGCTGCTCGAAGAGTATGCGTATCCATCCAATCGCGCCGGCCGAGCCATCAATGGGCTCAAAATATTGGCCGGCCGCCCGCTCGCGGTGGAATCTGAAAGCGTAGGCATTACCGGTGCGGTGGCGGCTGGCCTGCGCATGGTGGCCGGCAGGCTCGTGGGCAACGAATCACTCGCGCTGCGTATGGTCGAGCGCGTGCGGATCACCCTCGGCACCCTCACCGATGATGACATCAAAACGTACGGCGGGCCGCTGCAGCTGGCGCTCACCCACTCGGCAATTACGCTGCTGCACGCGGGCCAATTTGCCGAGGCCGAGCGCATGGTGCAGCCCCTGCGCACTGACTCCACACTCATGTTGCACGCGGCACGCGCACACGCGCTGGCGCTCATCACGTGGTCTGCCGCGTGGCGTGGCGATATGCCCGCCGCGCACACGCTCATCAGCGAGGCCCAAGACACCCAGGTGCCCGTCGGCTGGGACAGCGCCTATATCGGCACCGGGTACCGCATCGCGGCTGCGCTCAGCGCGCTCGAGACGGGTGACGCCGATACCGCGGCCCAGCATCTCGAAGCACTTGCCCCTCACTTCGAAACCATCGAACACTGGCCATACCTGGTGGTGCTCGATGCGCTCATCACTGAAACTCGCCTCGGCCCGAATGAGGCCCTGCACCGGCTCACCACAAACATCACCCGCAGGCGCAATGCCACGACCCTCTTTGGCGCCACCCACCAGGTGTTGCAAGAGCTGAAAGCCCGGCTGCAGTGGCAGTCAGGCCAACCCCTCTCGCCCCGCAAACGCCTCCTCGGCGACGGCATTGAGTCGGTCTTTACCGAGCTGCGACGCGGGGAGCCGCTCATCGCCGGGGCCATCGCAGCGGGGCTTGAACGCCAAGAGATCGTCGCGAACCAGCCCCGCAGGCGCGCCGAGTATCTACTGCTGCAGGCAGAGTGCGCTCGACGCGTCGACGACCTCGACGGCGCACGCACTGCAGCCCAGCGCGCGGCAAACCTGATGCAGGAGTATGCGCTCACGCTCCCGATGCGGGTGATCCCCCGCGATGCAGCTGAAGCCCTGGCACGTCTCGTGCCCGAACTCCCCGCCGAATTCAGCCTGCAGAGTTCTGTACGCGAGATTGTGCCGCTGACGCCCGCCGAGCATCGCACCTTCATTGCCGTGGTCGAGCACGGCAGCACCGCTGCAGCTGCAGCTGCGCTCTTCGTGAGCCCCGCAACCACTAAGTCCCAGCTCAAGCAGGTGTACCGCAAACTGGGCGCACGATCCCGGGCCGAGGCCATCAGAAATGCTGGTGAGGCCGGGCTCTTGAACGTTGACCCCGAGTCAGATGCATCAGCTCAGTGA